In the Streptobacillus moniliformis DSM 12112 genome, one interval contains:
- the mltG gene encoding endolytic transglycosylase MltG produces MKKKIIIFLIFLLPLTYSIIDLKVNKKEVKVKTFTVNKGDSIKKIYEKFNFRYNIIDRIYLKFNPNLANIKEGMYKFQSKNISKYMLLETLQKPHVENIVLTIPEGFTQKKVLARIKRLGLATEKEMIEALNSVDFPYYHEENNFDGYLYPETYLIPKGSKPIDIAKIILDEFKKQFPSRNYPDKKKFYDEIKLASIVELETGEFEHKSRVAGVFKKRLRINMLLQSDATLKYELGRKVYKKDLMKNLSLYNTYKHKGLPPTPVCSPSKETIIETINAKEDKYLFFFMDGKDTHYSETHDEHLRKRRSLK; encoded by the coding sequence ATGAAAAAAAAAATAATAATATTTTTAATATTTTTATTACCATTAACTTATTCTATTATAGATTTAAAAGTTAATAAAAAAGAAGTTAAAGTAAAAACATTTACTGTAAATAAAGGAGACAGTATAAAAAAAATATATGAAAAATTTAATTTTAGATATAATATAATTGATAGAATTTACTTAAAGTTTAATCCAAATTTAGCTAATATTAAAGAAGGAATGTATAAATTTCAGAGTAAAAATATATCAAAATATATGCTGTTAGAAACATTACAAAAACCTCATGTAGAAAATATTGTTTTAACTATACCTGAAGGATTTACTCAAAAAAAAGTACTTGCTAGAATTAAAAGATTAGGTCTTGCTACAGAAAAAGAGATGATAGAGGCTTTAAATTCTGTAGATTTTCCATACTATCATGAAGAAAATAATTTTGATGGATATCTTTATCCAGAAACATATTTAATTCCTAAAGGTTCAAAGCCAATAGATATTGCCAAAATTATATTAGATGAATTTAAAAAGCAATTTCCATCAAGAAATTATCCTGATAAAAAGAAATTTTATGATGAGATTAAATTAGCTTCTATAGTGGAATTAGAAACAGGGGAATTTGAACATAAATCTAGGGTAGCAGGTGTTTTTAAAAAGAGATTAAGAATAAATATGTTACTTCAATCTGATGCAACTTTAAAATATGAATTAGGTAGAAAGGTATATAAGAAGGATTTAATGAAAAATCTATCTTTATATAACACATATAAGCATAAGGGATTACCACCTACACCAGTATGTAGCCCTTCAAAAGAAACCATAATAGAAACTATTAATGCAAAAGAAGATAAATATCTATTTTTCTTTATGGATGGGAAAGATACTCATTATTCAGAAACTCATGATGAACACTTAAGAAAGAGAAGATCGTTAAAATGA
- a CDS encoding SpoIID/LytB domain-containing protein, translating into MKKLRLIWILFLIFSCSMIEKVDYKIIKDTNDLVSREKSLIDDIRVRLTNLEKKKIYFELDSNMLINEENITVLKFNLEAFDNKIDMNGKMFDEINITNKNGIIKIDKYSFYGDIYIKAVDSKLILINKLNMEKYLLGVIPYEMPASFPLEALKAQTVIARSYAYKNILRNRKDFDIYDSVSSQVYKGILNKNIENVKKAIEETNGEVIVHDNKIIDAVFHSYSGGYTASGKEVWGNDVPYLQAVEDNYSKDVNSSVLTWEYMINNDIIMDKIGFRIFDFDISYTDSNRVSKLVLYNEDKSKEISYTGNNFRKEFSLSKIKSTSFTLDITDNGINIIGSGYGHGVGFSQWSSRSMAIDYKMSYIDIIKFFYKGVEVIKKGA; encoded by the coding sequence ATGAAAAAATTGAGATTAATATGGATACTTTTCCTAATATTTTCATGTTCAATGATAGAAAAAGTAGATTATAAAATAATAAAAGATACTAATGACTTAGTTAGCAGAGAAAAAAGTTTAATTGATGATATAAGAGTAAGATTAACTAATTTAGAAAAGAAAAAAATATATTTTGAACTAGATAGTAATATGTTAATAAATGAAGAAAATATAACAGTTCTAAAATTTAACTTAGAAGCCTTTGATAATAAAATAGACATGAATGGAAAAATGTTTGATGAAATTAATATTACTAATAAAAATGGAATAATAAAAATAGATAAATATTCTTTTTATGGTGATATATATATTAAGGCTGTTGATTCTAAATTAATATTAATCAATAAATTAAATATGGAAAAATATTTATTAGGTGTAATTCCATATGAAATGCCAGCTTCTTTTCCTTTAGAAGCACTTAAAGCTCAAACTGTAATTGCAAGAAGTTATGCATATAAAAATATTTTAAGAAATAGAAAAGATTTTGATATATATGATAGTGTTTCATCACAAGTTTATAAGGGAATATTAAATAAAAATATTGAAAATGTTAAAAAAGCAATTGAAGAAACTAATGGAGAAGTAATAGTTCATGATAATAAAATAATAGATGCCGTTTTTCATTCATATAGTGGAGGATATACTGCAAGTGGTAAGGAAGTATGGGGAAATGATGTACCTTATTTACAAGCTGTTGAAGATAATTATTCTAAAGATGTAAATTCTTCTGTACTTACATGGGAATATATGATAAATAATGATATTATTATGGATAAAATAGGATTTAGAATTTTTGATTTTGATATTTCATATACTGATAGTAATAGGGTTTCAAAATTAGTCCTATATAACGAAGATAAAAGTAAAGAAATTTCATACACAGGTAATAATTTTAGAAAGGAATTTTCTCTTTCTAAGATAAAATCTACTTCATTTACCTTAGATATTACTGATAATGGAATAAATATTATTGGTTCAGGATATGGACATGGAGTTGGATTTTCACAATGGAGTTCAAGATCTATGGCTATAGATTATAAAATGTCATATATAGATATTATAAAGTTTTTCTATAAAGGAGTAGAGGTAATTAAGAAGGGAGCATAA
- the tilS gene encoding tRNA lysidine(34) synthetase TilS yields the protein MFRNFIERNKLIEKNDKILIAFSAGPDSVFLLEKLLEIKDEYNLQLHLGYVNHNFRDDVHKDMELVKKIANKYNLEYSILDIKLEKFTEEKARELRYSALSDLKKRIKFTKIATGHNKTDNAETIIFRIIRGTGLDGLEGIRIKRDDIIRPILYISKDEILKQVYNEYVIDKTNLENNYSRNKIRNLVFPILAEINSKYIDNIVKIHKNIININDEKYEYILNKLNEKNISLNTKKIEQIYNILDKNESKIIDLGNEYIWYKSYDNNKILKKIELEKKPTNTVLTLNNEVEFNGFKVGYVASTRLEKISNKMYNILSLDTFDEHSTFIIRTRIDGDRLDNKKLKKLFIDQKIDKLERDKMPIVLYGNSVILAGDSFKTRKKGSINKYYLYIRRNYGR from the coding sequence ATGTTTAGAAATTTTATTGAAAGAAATAAGTTAATTGAAAAAAATGATAAGATTTTGATAGCTTTTTCTGCTGGACCAGATTCAGTATTCCTTTTAGAAAAATTATTAGAAATAAAAGATGAATATAATTTGCAGTTGCATTTAGGATATGTAAATCATAATTTTAGAGATGATGTGCATAAAGATATGGAACTAGTAAAAAAAATAGCTAATAAATATAATTTAGAATATAGTATATTAGATATTAAATTGGAAAAATTTACCGAAGAAAAAGCAAGAGAGTTAAGATATAGTGCTTTAAGTGATTTAAAGAAAAGAATAAAATTTACAAAAATTGCTACAGGTCATAATAAAACTGACAATGCTGAAACTATTATTTTTAGGATAATAAGAGGAACAGGACTAGATGGTTTAGAGGGTATAAGAATTAAAAGAGATGATATTATCAGACCTATATTATATATTTCAAAAGATGAAATACTTAAGCAAGTATATAATGAATATGTAATTGATAAAACAAATCTTGAAAATAATTATAGTAGAAATAAGATTAGAAATTTAGTTTTTCCAATATTAGCAGAAATTAACTCTAAATATATAGATAACATAGTTAAAATTCATAAAAATATTATAAATATAAACGATGAGAAATATGAATATATTTTAAATAAATTAAATGAAAAAAATATAAGTTTAAATACTAAAAAAATTGAACAAATATATAATATTTTAGATAAAAATGAAAGTAAAATTATAGATTTAGGAAATGAATATATTTGGTATAAATCATATGATAATAATAAAATATTAAAAAAAATTGAATTAGAAAAAAAACCAACAAATACTGTACTTACTTTGAATAATGAAGTTGAATTTAATGGTTTTAAAGTAGGATATGTGGCTTCAACTAGGCTTGAAAAAATATCAAATAAAATGTATAATATACTCAGTTTAGATACTTTTGATGAACATTCTACATTTATTATTAGAACAAGAATAGATGGTGATAGATTGGATAATAAAAAGTTGAAAAAATTATTTATAGATCAAAAAATTGACAAATTAGAAAGAGATAAGATGCCTATAGTTTTATATGGAAATTCAGTAATTTTGGCAGGAGATTCTTTTAAAACAAGAAAAAAAGGATCTATAAATAAATATTACTTATATATTAGGAGAAATTATGGAAGATAA
- the ftsH gene encoding ATP-dependent zinc metalloprotease FtsH, whose product MEDKNIKDDEILDDQNDNQEDVQNQDEEKEIKPKKPKKKVYISDDENAEEIKKRIESLKNKNNNISFRVKPPIFFFLILILMSTLFYFYGNKTALFQEKREISYTQFVTKVKQGDITEIRESQEKLTGIKKVAGKVEVFETNKLTDRLGQDTYLMEISKEKNVNIVVLGTPVSSIITRAIFSFAPLFMLLFFFYFINKKMMGSSGGVIGNPFNIGKGKGKISERPNVKFSDVAGLTEEKEELKEIVEFLKNPARFEKAGARVPKGVLLLGEPGTGKTLLAKAVAGESEAAFFPISGSEFIELYVGVGASRVRELFKDAKKEAPAIIFIDEIDAVGRRRGQNKNGGGGNEEREQTLNQLLVEMDGFDTDQRIIVMAATNRSDVLDPALLRGGRFDRRIEVSRPDVKGRIEILKVHSRNKKLASDVKLEDIAKITPGFVGADLENLLNEAAILAARKNSDEITMEDLDEAVDKVGMGLGQKSKIISKRDKDMLAYHEGGHALAATLIPGANKVHKVTIIPRGDAGGYMMPLPEETLGKTRKQILAEINVLFAGRAGEELMMDDIATGAYSDIKRATELAKLLISSVGMSELGPINYEHSDNGFMLSSDLSNETAREIDLEVRKLLKFKYEETLNLLRDNKETLEKIATLLKEKETVTGSEIRALVSGSSVNEVLELDDEQLEKYY is encoded by the coding sequence ATGGAAGATAAAAATATTAAGGATGATGAAATCTTAGATGATCAAAATGATAATCAAGAAGATGTTCAAAATCAAGATGAAGAAAAGGAAATAAAACCGAAAAAACCTAAAAAAAAGGTATATATTTCCGATGATGAAAATGCAGAAGAGATTAAAAAAAGAATAGAAAGCCTAAAGAATAAAAATAATAATATTTCTTTTAGAGTAAAACCACCTATTTTCTTTTTTTTAATACTTATATTAATGTCAACACTTTTTTATTTCTATGGAAATAAGACAGCTTTATTCCAAGAAAAACGTGAAATTAGTTATACACAGTTTGTAACTAAAGTTAAACAGGGTGATATTACTGAAATTAGAGAAAGTCAAGAAAAATTAACAGGTATAAAAAAAGTTGCTGGAAAAGTAGAAGTATTTGAAACTAATAAATTAACTGATAGATTAGGGCAAGATACTTATCTTATGGAGATATCAAAAGAAAAAAATGTAAATATTGTTGTATTAGGTACACCAGTATCTTCAATAATAACACGTGCGATTTTTAGTTTTGCTCCATTATTTATGCTATTATTCTTTTTCTATTTCATTAATAAGAAAATGATGGGTTCTTCTGGTGGAGTAATAGGAAATCCATTTAACATTGGAAAAGGAAAAGGTAAAATAAGTGAAAGACCAAATGTTAAATTTTCTGATGTTGCAGGTTTAACTGAAGAAAAAGAAGAATTAAAAGAAATAGTAGAATTTTTAAAGAATCCAGCAAGATTTGAAAAAGCAGGGGCAAGAGTTCCTAAAGGTGTCTTATTATTAGGTGAACCTGGTACAGGTAAGACATTACTTGCAAAAGCTGTTGCTGGTGAATCTGAAGCAGCATTTTTCCCAATTTCAGGTTCTGAATTTATAGAACTTTATGTTGGAGTTGGGGCTTCTCGTGTTAGAGAATTATTTAAAGATGCTAAAAAAGAAGCACCTGCTATTATATTCATAGATGAAATAGATGCTGTTGGTAGAAGAAGAGGACAAAATAAAAATGGTGGTGGGGGTAATGAAGAAAGAGAACAAACTCTAAACCAATTATTAGTTGAAATGGATGGATTTGATACAGATCAAAGAATTATTGTAATGGCAGCTACAAATAGATCAGATGTTTTAGACCCAGCTTTATTAAGAGGTGGAAGATTTGATAGAAGAATTGAGGTTTCAAGACCTGATGTTAAAGGAAGAATTGAAATACTTAAAGTTCATAGTAGAAATAAGAAGTTAGCTTCTGATGTAAAATTAGAAGACATAGCTAAAATTACTCCAGGATTTGTAGGAGCAGATTTAGAAAACTTACTAAACGAAGCTGCTATACTTGCTGCAAGAAAAAATAGCGATGAAATTACTATGGAAGATTTAGATGAAGCAGTAGATAAAGTAGGAATGGGACTTGGACAAAAAAGTAAAATAATTTCAAAAAGAGATAAAGACATGCTAGCTTATCATGAAGGTGGACATGCTTTAGCTGCTACATTAATACCAGGTGCTAATAAGGTTCATAAAGTTACAATAATACCTCGTGGAGATGCAGGAGGATATATGATGCCTTTACCTGAGGAAACTTTAGGTAAAACAAGAAAACAAATACTTGCTGAAATTAATGTATTGTTTGCTGGAAGAGCTGGTGAAGAATTAATGATGGATGATATTGCAACTGGAGCATATTCAGACATAAAAAGGGCAACTGAACTTGCAAAATTATTAATTTCTAGTGTTGGTATGAGTGAGCTTGGACCGATAAATTATGAACATTCAGATAATGGATTTATGTTAAGTTCTGATTTAAGTAATGAAACAGCAAGAGAAATTGATTTAGAGGTTAGAAAATTATTGAAATTTAAATATGAAGAAACTTTAAATCTACTTAGAGATAATAAAGAAACATTAGAAAAAATAGCTACATTGTTAAAAGAAAAAGAAACAGTTACTGGATCTGAAATAAGAGCATTAGTTTCAGGCTCATCTGTAAATGAAGTATTAGAACTTGATGATGAACAGTTGGAAAAATATTATTAA
- the rpmF gene encoding 50S ribosomal protein L32 encodes MAVPKKRTSKAKRNMRRAHDSINAPQFVVEANGSVRRPHRLNLETGEYRGRRVLKASAEEIVE; translated from the coding sequence ATGGCAGTACCTAAGAAAAGAACATCAAAAGCTAAAAGAAATATGAGAAGAGCACATGATTCAATAAATGCTCCACAATTTGTTGTTGAAGCAAATGGTAGTGTAAGAAGACCTCACAGATTAAATCTTGAAACAGGTGAATATAGAGGAAGAAGAGTACTAAAAGCATCAGCAGAAGAAATAGTTGAATAG
- a CDS encoding endonuclease MutS2, whose amino-acid sequence MNKKYEVLEYHKILNNLIDKSKLEATKEKFIDLEIFKEKNELDKEFSLLQDLIDFYKFDDGFDLSQLSNISRFLKLISIFGNYLEAIDLHELRKNLIVYRISKSRAKNVRDKYKQIWNIFKDLNDLKDIETFIDEIVDDNGNIKDNASLTLIDIRKQKNIIFNNIKEKFEALINNKDTQRAIQDKIITKRNERYVIAIKTDFKGLIRGIEHDRSSTGSTSFIEPLNVVSLNNKLREYEAREKEEIRKILLRLTEILRARLEDLKIAQDILERIDFLNAKVEYALETKSNIPKIVSHTKIYLEDARHPFINKDRVVPLTFDLDENYKVMLITGPNTGGKTVTLKVAGLFTLMALSGLAIPASDKSIIGMFDNVLSDIGDEQSIEQNLSSFSSHVKSISEILNEATSKSLVLLDELGSGTDPSEGSAFAMAIIDHILQRKIKALITTHYSEVKAHAYTHDNIKSASMEFNSETLSPTYRLLVGIPGESNALIIASKYGIDKEIIDNARSYISEDNREVEKMLASIKEKNDNLEAMNIEVEKLKQELANEKSNYENKIAEFEKEKNNILKDAYKKADDYIKDMQNKAKALVDKINSDNVKKEEAKTLQKNINMIRQYIEDSKKENIVEKKYTKSDLNFEINEEVLIKTLNQVGKVLRIIPEKNSLQVQAGILKITVSLEDVTKIAKKKNNRLTNVINAKVTHVKGEIDVRGKIAEEAIDEIEIYFNRAILNGFTTVAIVHGKGTMILRKKIHDYLKKSVYVSEFKDGHPSEGGLGVTIVTLK is encoded by the coding sequence ATGAATAAAAAATATGAAGTATTGGAATACCATAAAATACTTAATAATTTAATAGATAAATCAAAACTTGAAGCAACTAAAGAAAAATTTATAGATTTGGAAATTTTTAAAGAAAAAAATGAATTAGATAAGGAATTTTCTCTATTACAAGATTTGATTGATTTTTATAAATTTGATGATGGTTTCGATTTAAGTCAACTATCTAATATAAGTAGATTTTTAAAATTAATTTCTATCTTTGGTAATTACTTAGAAGCTATTGATTTACATGAATTAAGAAAGAATCTAATAGTTTATAGAATATCTAAATCAAGAGCTAAAAATGTAAGAGATAAATATAAACAAATATGGAATATATTTAAAGATTTAAATGATTTAAAAGATATTGAAACTTTTATAGATGAAATCGTTGATGATAATGGTAATATAAAAGATAATGCTAGTTTAACTTTAATTGATATTAGAAAACAAAAAAATATTATTTTTAATAATATAAAAGAAAAATTTGAGGCATTAATAAATAATAAAGATACACAAAGAGCAATACAAGATAAAATTATTACTAAAAGAAATGAAAGATATGTTATTGCAATAAAAACAGATTTTAAAGGATTAATAAGAGGTATAGAACATGATAGATCATCAACAGGTTCTACTTCATTTATTGAACCTTTAAATGTTGTATCGTTAAATAATAAATTAAGAGAATACGAAGCTAGGGAAAAAGAAGAAATAAGAAAAATATTATTAAGATTAACAGAAATTTTGAGAGCTAGACTAGAAGATTTAAAAATTGCTCAAGATATATTAGAAAGAATTGATTTTTTAAATGCTAAAGTTGAATATGCTTTAGAAACAAAATCTAATATTCCTAAAATAGTTAGTCATACTAAAATATACTTAGAAGATGCAAGACATCCTTTTATAAATAAAGATAGGGTAGTACCTTTAACTTTTGATTTAGATGAAAATTATAAAGTTATGTTAATTACTGGTCCAAATACAGGAGGAAAAACAGTAACATTAAAGGTTGCAGGATTATTTACTTTAATGGCATTATCAGGACTAGCAATACCTGCAAGTGATAAATCTATAATAGGTATGTTTGATAATGTTTTATCAGATATAGGTGATGAACAAAGCATAGAACAAAATTTATCATCTTTTTCTTCTCATGTTAAATCAATTTCAGAAATACTAAATGAAGCAACTTCAAAATCATTAGTATTATTAGATGAATTAGGTTCTGGAACTGATCCTAGTGAGGGTTCTGCATTTGCAATGGCAATAATTGATCATATACTTCAAAGAAAAATAAAGGCACTTATAACAACTCATTATAGTGAAGTTAAAGCCCATGCATATACACATGATAATATAAAATCAGCATCTATGGAATTTAATTCTGAAACTCTATCTCCAACATATAGATTATTAGTTGGTATACCAGGGGAATCAAATGCTTTAATTATAGCTTCAAAATATGGTATAGATAAAGAAATTATTGATAATGCTAGATCATATATTAGTGAAGATAATAGAGAAGTTGAAAAGATGTTAGCATCAATAAAAGAAAAAAATGATAATTTAGAAGCTATGAATATTGAAGTTGAAAAACTTAAACAAGAACTTGCTAATGAAAAATCTAATTATGAAAATAAAATAGCTGAATTTGAAAAAGAAAAAAATAATATTTTAAAGGATGCATATAAAAAGGCTGATGACTATATTAAAGATATGCAAAATAAGGCAAAAGCTTTAGTTGATAAAATTAATTCAGATAATGTTAAAAAAGAGGAAGCAAAAACATTACAAAAAAATATAAATATGATAAGACAATATATAGAAGATAGTAAAAAAGAAAATATTGTTGAAAAAAAATATACTAAATCTGATTTAAATTTTGAAATAAATGAAGAAGTATTGATAAAAACACTAAATCAAGTTGGTAAAGTTCTTAGAATTATTCCAGAAAAAAATTCTTTACAAGTTCAAGCAGGAATTTTAAAAATTACTGTTTCACTTGAAGATGTTACTAAGATAGCTAAGAAAAAAAATAATCGTTTAACCAATGTAATTAATGCGAAAGTTACTCATGTTAAAGGTGAAATAGATGTTAGAGGGAAAATAGCAGAAGAAGCTATAGATGAAATAGAAATATATTTTAATAGAGCTATTTTAAATGGGTTTACTACTGTTGCAATTGTACATGGAAAAGGTACAATGATTCTTAGAAAAAAAATACACGATTATCTTAAAAAGTCTGTTTATGTTTCAGAATTTAAAGATGGTCATCCTAGTGAAGGTGGGCTGGGTGTTACTATAGTTACATTGAAGTAG
- the cysS gene encoding cysteine--tRNA ligase, producing the protein MKIYNSLNNKLEEFIPINDKKVGIYVCGPTVYNYIHFGNSRPVIVFDTLARHFINQGYEVSFVQNFTDIDDKIINKSIEENIPFEEISKKYINAFMEDISKLNILDIVKRPKVSEYIPDIIEMIEVLIYNGYAYERDGDVLFRVNKYLEYGKLSNQKLSDLSVGVRINKDEKKENPLDFVLWKKKKENEPYWNAPFSEGRPGWHIECSAMSRKLLGDNFDIHAGGIDLLFPHHENERAQSVCFCNEKSSFANYWMHNGFLEVNGEKMSKSLGNFITLREILNDYSGDVVRFFMLSTHYRKPINYSIENLEISKKTLNSIIDTIDRYKQIDVTNNSNNEIKKDIIEFELAINSALNDDLNTPLAISCIHDLIKKTNKYLNSSIFREITLVVEILEKYIINVLGIKMEKNKNDMLSESLIELLNKIREDARMNKNYALSDMIRDELLKLGIKTVDGKVK; encoded by the coding sequence ATGAAAATATATAATAGTTTAAATAATAAGTTAGAAGAATTTATACCTATTAATGATAAAAAAGTTGGAATATATGTATGTGGACCTACTGTATATAATTATATACATTTTGGTAATTCAAGACCTGTTATAGTTTTTGACACTCTTGCAAGACATTTTATAAATCAAGGTTATGAAGTTTCATTTGTACAAAATTTTACAGATATTGACGATAAAATTATTAATAAAAGTATTGAAGAAAATATTCCGTTTGAAGAAATTTCTAAAAAATATATAAATGCTTTTATGGAAGATATATCTAAATTAAATATACTTGATATTGTAAAAAGACCAAAAGTTAGTGAATATATACCTGATATTATAGAAATGATAGAAGTACTTATTTATAATGGTTATGCATATGAAAGAGATGGAGATGTCTTATTTAGAGTTAATAAATATTTAGAATATGGTAAATTATCTAATCAAAAACTTAGTGATCTATCTGTTGGTGTAAGAATTAATAAAGATGAAAAAAAAGAAAATCCTCTTGACTTTGTATTATGGAAAAAAAAGAAAGAAAATGAACCTTATTGGAATGCTCCTTTTTCTGAGGGAAGACCAGGTTGGCATATTGAATGTTCAGCAATGAGTAGAAAACTTTTAGGTGATAATTTTGATATACATGCGGGAGGTATAGATTTACTATTTCCACATCATGAAAATGAAAGAGCTCAAAGTGTTTGTTTTTGTAATGAAAAATCTTCTTTTGCAAACTACTGGATGCATAATGGATTTTTAGAAGTAAATGGTGAAAAAATGAGTAAATCTTTAGGTAATTTTATTACATTAAGAGAAATTTTAAATGATTATTCTGGAGATGTAGTTAGATTTTTTATGTTATCAACTCATTATAGGAAACCTATAAATTATTCTATAGAAAATTTAGAAATATCTAAAAAGACTTTAAACTCTATAATAGATACTATTGATAGATATAAGCAAATAGATGTTACTAATAATTCGAATAATGAAATAAAAAAAGATATAATTGAATTTGAATTAGCAATTAATTCGGCATTAAATGATGATTTAAATACTCCTTTAGCAATATCTTGCATACATGATTTAATTAAAAAGACTAATAAATATTTAAATTCATCAATATTTAGAGAAATTACATTAGTAGTTGAAATTTTAGAAAAATATATAATTAATGTTTTGGGGATAAAAATGGAAAAAAATAAAAATGATATGTTAAGTGAAAGTTTAATAGAATTGTTAAATAAAATCAGAGAAGATGCTAGAATGAATAAAAATTATGCATTATCTGATATGATACGTGATGAACTGTTAAAATTAGGAATTAAAACAGTCGATGGGAAGGTGAAATAA
- the mreB gene encoding rod shape-determining protein, with protein sequence MFKKNFIKRLIRSLRINKSISIDLGTANLLIYDKQEDKIVLNEPSVLARDRKTGKVIAVGKEAREMLGKTPDSIEAIKPLKDGVIADLDATREMLSHFMYKIYGSSIFKPEVMICVPLEVTPVERKALFDSVSGAKKIYIIEEGRAAIIGSGIDISKPAGNMVIDIGGGSTDVAILSLDEVIASKSIRIAGNKFDEDIIRYVRNKYNLLIGDRTAEKIKKELATAIYEEVPKVMSIKGRQLEVQTPVSIQIDSNEVNEAIKSSLYSIINAVKEVLEKSPPELAADILDNGIVMTGGGSMIKNFTTLVEQEVQVKVYLSEHPLDSVVLGGGKAFDNKKLLETLQMREN encoded by the coding sequence ATGTTTAAAAAGAATTTCATAAAAAGATTAATAAGATCTCTTAGAATAAATAAGAGTATATCTATAGATTTAGGAACTGCAAATTTACTTATTTATGATAAGCAAGAAGATAAAATAGTATTAAATGAACCATCAGTTTTAGCAAGAGATAGAAAAACTGGAAAAGTTATTGCAGTTGGTAAAGAAGCAAGGGAAATGTTAGGGAAAACTCCTGATAGTATAGAGGCTATTAAACCACTTAAAGATGGAGTAATTGCTGATTTAGATGCAACTCGTGAGATGCTTTCTCATTTTATGTATAAAATATATGGAAGTTCAATATTTAAACCAGAAGTAATGATATGTGTTCCATTAGAAGTTACACCTGTAGAGAGAAAAGCTTTATTTGATTCTGTTAGTGGTGCAAAAAAAATATATATAATAGAAGAGGGAAGAGCTGCTATTATTGGTTCAGGAATTGATATATCTAAGCCAGCAGGTAATATGGTTATAGATATTGGTGGAGGATCAACAGATGTTGCTATACTATCATTAGATGAAGTTATAGCTTCAAAATCAATAAGAATAGCAGGTAATAAATTTGATGAAGATATAATAAGATATGTAAGAAATAAATATAATTTATTAATAGGAGATAGAACTGCTGAGAAAATAAAAAAAGAATTGGCTACTGCAATTTATGAAGAAGTACCTAAAGTTATGAGTATTAAAGGTAGACAATTAGAAGTTCAAACTCCTGTTTCTATACAAATTGATTCTAATGAAGTAAATGAAGCTATAAAATCATCACTTTATTCAATAATTAATGCAGTTAAAGAGGTGCTTGAGAAATCACCACCTGAATTAGCTGCTGATATCTTAGATAATGGAATTGTAATGACAGGTGGAGGTTCTATGATTAAGAATTTTACAACTTTAGTAGAACAAGAAGTTCAAGTTAAAGTATACTTATCAGAACATCCATTAGATTCAGTTGTTCTTGGTGGAGGAAAAGCGTTTGATAATAAAAAATTATTAGAAACATTACAAATGAGAGAGAATTAA